The following proteins are encoded in a genomic region of Prochlorococcus marinus XMU1408:
- a CDS encoding photosynthesis system II assembly factor Ycf48 produces the protein MKSLFSNLINLTLALIIGVALSGCTVSNASMGSSSPWSPVDLDTDANPLDIDFVDDKNGFLVGTDRLILETNDGGITWNERNLDIPSEGNFRLISIDFKDQEGWIAGQPGLILHTTDGGKNWTRLDLGNKLPGDPYLITTIDFDSAELATTAGAIYKTTDGGANWEALVVDTSGSGGIRELRRTTNGGYVSVSSLGNFFSVLSSDRETWSPHQRASSKRVQSVGEMPNGDLWMLSRGAEIRFNEDSDNIDAWSKPIIPIVNGYNYQDLAWDPAKSIWAAGGNGTLLISNDDGKTWEQDPVGDSVPTNFIRILFMDDLNSVSTKGFVFGERGNLLRWQG, from the coding sequence ATGAAAAGTCTGTTTTCTAATCTCATTAATTTGACTCTTGCTTTAATAATTGGAGTAGCTCTGAGCGGATGCACTGTTAGCAATGCATCTATGGGTTCATCCAGTCCATGGTCACCAGTAGATCTTGATACTGATGCAAATCCTCTAGATATTGACTTTGTTGATGACAAAAATGGTTTTCTAGTTGGAACAGATAGATTAATTCTGGAGACAAATGATGGAGGAATTACCTGGAATGAAAGGAATTTGGATATCCCTAGCGAAGGTAACTTTCGCTTGATAAGCATTGATTTCAAAGATCAAGAGGGCTGGATCGCAGGCCAACCAGGTTTAATTCTTCATACAACTGACGGAGGAAAAAATTGGACTCGTCTCGATCTAGGAAATAAGTTACCAGGAGACCCTTATTTGATTACCACAATTGATTTTGATTCTGCTGAATTGGCAACCACTGCGGGAGCAATTTATAAAACTACAGATGGAGGTGCAAACTGGGAAGCATTGGTTGTTGATACTTCTGGATCTGGAGGTATCAGAGAATTAAGACGAACAACTAATGGAGGATATGTCAGCGTAAGTAGTCTTGGGAATTTTTTCTCAGTTCTGAGTTCAGATAGGGAGACTTGGAGTCCTCATCAGAGAGCAAGTAGTAAAAGAGTACAAAGTGTTGGTGAAATGCCAAATGGAGATTTATGGATGCTTTCTAGAGGAGCTGAAATCAGATTTAATGAAGATTCAGATAATATTGACGCTTGGTCTAAGCCCATAATCCCAATAGTTAATGGCTATAACTATCAAGATCTTGCTTGGGATCCTGCTAAGTCAATTTGGGCCGCAGGAGGAAATGGGACTTTATTAATCAGTAATGATGATGGGAAAACTTGGGAACAAGACCCTGTTGGTGATTCTGTGCCGACAAATTTCATTAGAATTCTGTTTATGGACGATTTAAATAGTGTCAGTACAAAGGGATTTGTATTTGGCGAAAGAGGGAATTTATTGAGATGGCAGGGTTGA
- the psbE gene encoding cytochrome b559 subunit alpha: MAAGSTGERPFFEIITSVRYWIIHAVALPAIFVAGFLFVSSGLAYDAFGTPRPDTYFQAGESKAPVVVQRFDSKAELDTRLK; this comes from the coding sequence ATGGCTGCCGGCTCTACCGGGGAACGCCCGTTTTTTGAGATCATTACTAGTGTCCGCTATTGGATTATCCATGCGGTAGCACTTCCTGCGATCTTCGTTGCAGGTTTTCTATTTGTGTCTTCTGGGCTTGCCTACGACGCTTTTGGAACTCCTAGACCAGATACGTATTTTCAGGCTGGAGAAAGCAAAGCTCCTGTTGTAGTTCAGCGCTTTGATTCGAAGGCTGAACTTGACACGCGTCTGAAATAA
- a CDS encoding NAD(P)H-quinone oxidoreductase subunit 3: MFSLQGYEYFLGFLLISGAVPILALTTNKLIAPKSKAGERQLTYESGMEPIGGAWIQFNIRYYMFALVFVIFDVETVFLYPWAVAFHRLGLLAFIEALVFITILVVALAYAWRKGALEWS; the protein is encoded by the coding sequence ATGTTTTCCCTACAGGGTTATGAGTATTTTTTAGGATTTCTTCTTATTTCAGGAGCAGTTCCTATTCTTGCTCTTACTACAAATAAACTCATAGCACCAAAAAGCAAAGCTGGGGAAAGGCAACTTACCTATGAATCAGGTATGGAGCCTATTGGAGGAGCATGGATACAATTTAATATTCGTTACTACATGTTTGCGCTTGTTTTCGTTATCTTTGACGTTGAAACGGTGTTCCTTTACCCATGGGCGGTTGCATTTCACAGACTTGGATTATTAGCATTCATAGAAGCACTTGTTTTTATCACAATACTGGTTGTGGCACTAGCATATGCATGGAGAAAAGGTGCCCTTGAATGGAGTTAA
- the selD gene encoding selenide, water dikinase SelD, whose translation MLSDHIVLAGGGHTHALVLLRWAMNPKLKPAGMITLVNQSSTTIYSGMFPGVIAGKYKIDEILIDLRDLASKARVSFVMAQIEGIDLKKKKLLLVGRPEIEYSSLSLNIGTKTNLNSKPLITSDKNLAVPIKPFSESLKFIKDQDIYKDDSSAKPFEIVGAGFAGIEIAFSLRKRWPRRPIQLKVKSGRKLSSNILKAIEDLNIEIIQNNLSTSYPALICTGNESFEWIKDSGLPIDQFGRVLTKNTLQVINYPELFAVGDCGVIKDDFRPSSGVWAVRCAIPLAKNLEAMNIGSKFGKWKPQKNAIQLLDINSSKKDSKAFLAWGGFIIGPYSFLSRLKDLIDRNFISKFHFSNDLTSEMFSKREMIECRGCAAKLAYSPLKKTLKKLNLKEPPEDDSIDIGLLISGKTLIQSVDGFPSLVSDPWLTGRLLTFHSCSDIWACGGSVISAQSVVKLPSLANDVQQELLFQVLEGINSALTMQGAKLIGGHTLQSIKASDESSSLEIESSLTVNGIIDENANFWSKGGMKKGDQILISRPLGTGVIFSAFMNAQVRPHIIDFVLKEMNKSQHEIVRDITKLESKYPYVNIVNACTDITGFGLLGHLSEMLESTNSYRSNINIEPVKIILELDKIPFYNGVDELLDKGFESSLSPSNRIFLENINGHKNLRFELIYNEFELDSPLYNNMLKLLIDPQTCGPLVISCPSLYSEKLIEEGPWKKIGLVSG comes from the coding sequence ATGTTGAGTGATCATATCGTTTTAGCTGGTGGTGGTCATACTCACGCCCTTGTTTTACTTAGATGGGCAATGAATCCCAAATTAAAGCCTGCAGGGATGATTACTTTAGTTAATCAATCAAGTACTACTATTTATTCTGGGATGTTTCCAGGCGTTATAGCAGGTAAATACAAAATTGATGAAATACTAATTGATTTGAGGGACCTTGCTTCAAAAGCAAGGGTTTCGTTTGTAATGGCACAAATTGAAGGGATCGATCTTAAGAAAAAAAAATTACTTTTAGTTGGCAGACCAGAAATCGAATATTCATCACTATCTTTAAATATAGGAACAAAAACTAATTTAAATTCTAAACCTCTAATTACAAGTGATAAAAACTTGGCTGTTCCAATTAAACCTTTTTCTGAATCACTTAAATTTATTAAAGATCAAGATATTTATAAGGATGATTCTTCCGCAAAACCATTTGAAATTGTTGGCGCTGGATTCGCTGGTATAGAAATAGCTTTTTCTTTAAGAAAAAGATGGCCAAGACGACCCATACAATTAAAAGTCAAATCAGGAAGAAAACTAAGCAGCAATATATTAAAAGCCATTGAAGATTTAAATATTGAGATCATACAAAATAATCTATCTACATCATATCCAGCATTAATATGTACTGGTAATGAATCGTTTGAATGGATAAAAGATAGTGGTTTACCAATAGATCAGTTTGGGAGGGTATTAACAAAAAACACTCTTCAAGTTATTAATTATCCTGAATTATTTGCAGTGGGTGATTGTGGGGTAATCAAGGATGATTTTCGTCCCTCTTCCGGAGTATGGGCGGTTCGTTGTGCAATACCATTAGCCAAGAATTTAGAGGCTATGAATATAGGTTCTAAATTTGGTAAATGGAAACCTCAAAAAAATGCAATACAACTTTTAGATATTAATTCTAGTAAAAAAGATTCTAAAGCTTTTCTTGCTTGGGGTGGATTTATTATTGGACCTTATAGTTTCCTGTCGAGATTGAAAGATTTAATTGATAGAAATTTTATATCTAAATTTCATTTTAGTAATGATTTAACTTCTGAAATGTTTTCTAAAAGGGAGATGATTGAATGTAGAGGATGTGCAGCAAAATTAGCTTATTCTCCGTTAAAGAAAACATTAAAAAAATTAAATCTAAAAGAACCTCCAGAAGATGATTCTATTGATATCGGACTATTAATTTCAGGTAAGACTTTGATACAAAGTGTTGATGGGTTTCCTTCTTTAGTTAGCGATCCATGGCTTACTGGAAGACTTTTAACTTTTCATTCTTGCTCTGATATTTGGGCATGCGGAGGATCTGTGATTTCTGCACAATCTGTTGTTAAATTGCCTTCATTAGCAAATGATGTGCAACAAGAATTGTTATTTCAAGTATTAGAAGGTATTAATTCTGCTTTGACTATGCAAGGAGCAAAACTTATAGGTGGGCATACTTTGCAATCAATAAAAGCATCTGATGAGTCTTCTTCTTTAGAAATTGAAAGCTCATTAACGGTAAATGGAATTATTGATGAAAATGCTAATTTTTGGTCCAAAGGAGGAATGAAAAAGGGAGATCAAATTCTTATCAGTCGCCCTTTGGGTACAGGAGTTATTTTTTCTGCATTTATGAATGCTCAAGTAAGACCTCATATCATTGACTTTGTACTCAAAGAAATGAATAAAAGTCAGCATGAAATTGTTAGAGATATTACTAAATTAGAAAGTAAATATCCTTATGTAAATATTGTAAATGCATGTACTGATATAACTGGTTTTGGATTGCTAGGCCATTTATCTGAAATGTTAGAGTCTACAAATAGTTACCGATCAAATATTAATATAGAACCTGTTAAAATTATACTTGAACTTGATAAGATACCTTTCTATAATGGAGTAGATGAGCTTTTAGATAAAGGATTCGAGAGTTCTTTATCACCTTCAAATAGAATCTTTTTAGAAAATATTAATGGACATAAAAACCTAAGGTTTGAATTAATATATAATGAGTTTGAGCTTGATAGTCCATTATACAATAATATGTTGAAACTTCTAATAGATCCACAAACTTGTGGACCTTTGGTTATAAGTTGCCCATCGTTATATTCTGAAAAACTTATTGAAGAGGGACCTTGGAAAAAAATTGGATTAGTTTCTGGATAA
- a CDS encoding CCA tRNA nucleotidyltransferase, whose translation MELFNNSKIEKEIKELPDGILSTLLYTANSINIKSVAIVGGIVRDLITKSKNKNYDIIFNDLDLIIEGDTTKYIKELMTIIGPDRVKIIRNNTTYKTSEITIDDIKVDIASAREETYPIPGENPLVELSTIKNDLTRRDFNINSMAIELKDNKIIDLFSGLDAIENMSIDFLHESSVLDDPTRIIRASRYAAKLNFNLSNKALKQIQNTIHNWPWNWRIGDKPDLAPSALSTRLKMELELLFKSKDWVNAIKNLQEWGGLKIIDSKLQNDQILFEKILVAKNSNIEPLTAFVYEAENPLYLSERLQLAQSQKEIIQGAYQLNKYLKNIQSKHSYKDWSPSKWTTFLEEINIDESSFILEICRKSPFKEYLSSWLYNWKNIESPIKGNDLIEKGWKSGQEIGIEIKRQRMKLIDEQNSI comes from the coding sequence ATGGAATTATTTAATAACTCAAAAATTGAAAAAGAAATAAAAGAACTACCTGATGGAATCCTAAGTACTCTATTATATACAGCTAACTCGATCAATATCAAATCAGTTGCAATTGTAGGTGGAATTGTAAGAGATCTAATTACTAAATCTAAAAACAAGAATTATGATATTATTTTTAATGATCTAGATCTAATTATAGAAGGAGATACCACAAAATACATAAAAGAGTTGATGACTATTATCGGTCCAGATAGAGTAAAAATCATTCGTAATAATACAACTTATAAAACATCAGAAATAACAATTGATGATATCAAAGTCGATATAGCTAGCGCTCGCGAAGAAACTTATCCTATACCTGGTGAAAATCCATTAGTTGAATTATCAACAATAAAAAATGATCTAACTAGAAGAGACTTTAATATTAACTCAATGGCAATTGAACTTAAAGATAATAAAATAATAGATTTATTTTCTGGATTAGATGCAATTGAAAATATGAGCATAGATTTTTTGCATGAATCAAGTGTTTTAGACGACCCAACCCGCATTATTAGAGCCTCTAGATATGCAGCAAAGTTAAATTTTAATTTATCAAATAAAGCCTTAAAGCAAATACAAAATACAATTCATAATTGGCCCTGGAATTGGCGTATTGGTGATAAGCCTGATTTAGCACCTTCAGCATTATCAACAAGATTAAAAATGGAGCTTGAATTACTTTTCAAAAGTAAAGATTGGGTAAATGCAATAAAAAATCTACAAGAATGGGGAGGATTAAAAATAATAGACTCAAAATTACAAAATGATCAGATTCTTTTCGAAAAAATACTTGTTGCGAAGAATTCAAATATTGAACCACTTACCGCATTTGTTTATGAAGCAGAAAATCCTTTATATCTTTCTGAAAGACTACAACTAGCACAATCTCAGAAAGAAATAATTCAAGGTGCATATCAATTAAATAAATATCTGAAAAATATTCAGTCTAAGCATTCATATAAAGATTGGTCACCATCAAAATGGACAACTTTTCTAGAAGAAATTAATATTGATGAATCTTCATTCATACTTGAAATATGTAGAAAAAGTCCTTTTAAAGAATATTTATCATCATGGTTATATAACTGGAAGAATATAGAATCACCAATAAAAGGAAACGATTTAATAGAAAAAGGTTGGAAATCAGGGCAGGAAATTGGAATAGAAATAAAGAGACAAAGAATGAAATTAATTGATGAACAGAACTCTATATAA
- a CDS encoding rubredoxin, with translation MSENIKTESNALKNLNSDEQQKQVFSLEQNDKTMEFDSKFNRFECMSCGFIYDPDEGIKKLSIKPGTAFLDIDKEKFRCPVCRVGFGGYKDIGPKSKPSGFEENLTYGFGFNKLPSGQKNVLIFGSLALAAACFLSLYSLK, from the coding sequence GTGAGTGAAAACATCAAAACAGAATCAAATGCTTTGAAAAATTTGAATTCTGATGAACAACAAAAGCAAGTTTTTTCATTAGAACAAAATGACAAAACCATGGAATTTGATTCAAAATTCAATCGCTTCGAATGCATGAGCTGTGGCTTTATTTACGATCCTGATGAGGGCATAAAAAAGCTAAGTATTAAGCCAGGAACTGCTTTTCTGGATATAGATAAAGAGAAGTTTAGATGCCCTGTCTGTCGAGTAGGATTTGGTGGATACAAGGATATTGGACCTAAATCAAAGCCTAGTGGATTTGAAGAAAACCTAACTTATGGCTTTGGGTTTAATAAACTTCCTTCAGGCCAGAAAAACGTACTAATTTTTGGAAGCCTGGCTTTAGCTGCTGCCTGTTTTCTCTCTCTTTATTCCTTGAAATGA
- a CDS encoding photosystem II reaction center protein J, whose product MSKLKGPDGRVGDRLPDGRPAISWERRWTEGALPLWLVATAGGTAVIFVLGIFFYGSYTGIGNAG is encoded by the coding sequence ATGAGCAAATTAAAAGGACCTGATGGACGAGTAGGAGATCGTCTACCCGATGGCCGTCCTGCAATCTCCTGGGAAAGACGGTGGACAGAAGGGGCACTTCCTTTGTGGTTAGTAGCTACTGCAGGTGGAACAGCTGTGATTTTTGTTCTTGGTATTTTCTTCTACGGTTCATATACTGGTATTGGAAACGCTGGTTAG
- a CDS encoding bleomycin hydrolase gives MLDAFSRTVVSADAKGAAIRSEDLADLRKYVADANKRIDATLAITQNVSCIAADAVAGMVCENTGLTQPGGHCYPTRRMAACLRDGEIILRYVSYALLAGDPSVLEDRCLNGLKETYLALGVPTSNAIRAVEIMKIATVAIMTETNTGRKMFKGINSGSGAQCQDIAAEAASYFDLVIEALS, from the coding sequence ATGCTTGATGCGTTCTCTAGAACAGTTGTAAGTGCTGACGCCAAGGGTGCAGCAATTCGAAGTGAGGATCTTGCAGATTTAAGAAAGTATGTAGCAGATGCAAATAAAAGAATTGATGCAACTCTTGCAATAACTCAAAATGTTTCTTGCATAGCTGCAGATGCAGTAGCAGGAATGGTTTGTGAGAATACTGGACTTACTCAGCCGGGGGGACATTGTTATCCAACTCGTAGAATGGCAGCTTGTTTAAGGGATGGGGAAATTATTTTGAGATACGTAAGCTACGCACTTCTTGCAGGGGATCCTTCTGTTCTTGAAGATAGATGTCTTAATGGTTTAAAAGAAACTTATTTAGCTCTTGGAGTCCCAACTTCTAATGCTATTCGGGCAGTTGAAATAATGAAAATTGCAACAGTTGCAATTATGACTGAGACAAATACAGGAAGAAAAATGTTTAAGGGAATTAATTCAGGCTCAGGAGCGCAATGTCAAGATATTGCGGCTGAGGCAGCATCCTATTTTGACCTTGTAATAGAGGCTTTGAGTTGA
- a CDS encoding bleomycin hydrolase gives MKSAVTTVVSAADAAGRFPSMSDFESVKGSFDRAQARLEAAEKLASCLDKFTNLAVDAVYQNGSYEQANKDKCVRDIHHYLRLINYCLVTGGTGPLDEWGISGMREIIRIQLLPTAAYIEAFIFIRDEIKISDVMSQQAETEFKGLLDYLINALA, from the coding sequence ATGAAATCTGCAGTTACAACCGTTGTTAGCGCAGCTGATGCAGCAGGAAGATTTCCTAGCATGAGTGATTTTGAATCTGTGAAAGGCTCTTTTGATAGGGCACAAGCTCGTCTAGAGGCTGCAGAAAAACTTGCTTCTTGTCTTGATAAATTTACCAATCTTGCCGTTGATGCTGTTTATCAAAATGGCTCATATGAACAGGCTAATAAAGATAAGTGCGTAAGAGATATTCATCATTATTTGCGTCTTATTAATTATTGCTTGGTCACTGGAGGAACTGGTCCTTTAGATGAATGGGGAATATCAGGTATGAGAGAAATTATTCGTATCCAGTTATTACCAACAGCTGCATACATAGAAGCATTTATTTTTATTAGAGATGAAATTAAAATCAGTGATGTTATGAGTCAGCAAGCTGAGACCGAATTCAAAGGACTATTGGATTATTTAATAAACGCACTTGCATAA
- a CDS encoding photosystem II reaction center protein L: protein MQVNPNPNKVPVELNRTSLYLGLLLVFVMGILFSSYFFN from the coding sequence ATGCAAGTCAATCCAAATCCAAATAAGGTTCCGGTTGAACTAAACCGAACAAGTCTTTATCTTGGACTCTTACTTGTTTTTGTAATGGGAATTCTTTTTTCCAGCTACTTCTTTAACTAA
- the mtnP gene encoding S-methyl-5'-thioadenosine phosphorylase has translation MITQHDFLNISESQPDTYDLKKARLGIIGGSGLYRIDNLENVIELSLDTPYGKPSNNLLIGNLFGIEVVFLARHGENHTLNPSEIPYKANIWALRSLNVRWLISVSAVGSLKENIKPCDIVIPDQFIDRTHQRPLTFFTNGVVAHISMANPFCEIVSEILSKEIGKLLTKEKKLHVGGTYLAMEGPAFSTRAESKLYRDWGCSIIGMTNHTEARLAKEAEISYSSLSMVTDYDCWKQNCESVSVEMVIDNLKENASFAKSIISAAAKRISLSRPSSSFHNSLKDALVTPKEHVPETTKSRIQLFTNKYWL, from the coding sequence ATGATCACTCAACATGATTTTTTGAATATTTCTGAATCACAACCAGATACATATGATTTAAAAAAAGCTAGATTAGGAATAATCGGTGGAAGCGGACTGTATAGGATTGACAACCTAGAAAACGTAATTGAATTAAGTTTAGACACCCCATATGGAAAACCATCTAACAATTTACTGATAGGTAATCTATTTGGAATAGAGGTCGTTTTTCTTGCTCGCCACGGAGAAAACCATACTTTAAATCCAAGTGAAATTCCATACAAAGCAAATATCTGGGCGTTGCGCTCTCTGAATGTTAGATGGTTAATATCAGTATCGGCCGTCGGGTCGCTAAAGGAAAATATCAAACCATGCGACATTGTTATACCCGATCAATTTATTGATAGAACACATCAAAGGCCATTAACTTTTTTCACCAATGGAGTTGTAGCTCACATAAGTATGGCAAATCCTTTTTGCGAAATTGTATCTGAAATACTTTCAAAGGAAATCGGCAAACTTTTAACTAAAGAAAAAAAATTACATGTAGGAGGGACATATCTCGCGATGGAAGGACCAGCGTTTTCAACAAGGGCAGAATCAAAATTATATAGAGATTGGGGATGCTCAATAATAGGAATGACAAATCACACAGAAGCCAGATTGGCAAAAGAAGCCGAAATTTCTTATTCAAGCTTATCTATGGTTACTGATTATGATTGTTGGAAGCAGAATTGCGAAAGTGTTTCTGTAGAGATGGTGATTGACAATCTCAAAGAAAATGCAAGTTTTGCAAAATCAATAATTTCTGCTGCTGCAAAAAGAATTTCATTATCAAGGCCATCAAGCTCTTTTCATAATTCACTAAAAGATGCCTTAGTAACTCCTAAAGAACATGTCCCAGAAACAACTAAAAGCAGAATTCAATTATTTACTAATAAATATTGGCTTTAA
- a CDS encoding UvrD-helicase domain-containing protein, whose amino-acid sequence MKNSNNIFLNGLNQAQSKAVDHFHGPLLVIAGAGSGKTRALTHRIAHLIIEYNVDPSSILAVTFTNKAAREMKDRLELLLAKRLANVRHGKAWSALKVAEQRQIRNRIYSEISRELWIGTFHALFARLLRFDIDKFKDPEGLTWTRQFSIYDETDAQSLIKEIVTQDLQLDPKRFEPKKVRWAISNAKNQCLLPNDLLKNQEGQRGKLIAETYRLYRQALAANNALDFDDLLLIPVQLLQQNENIRTYWHSRFKHVLVDEYQDTNWTQYELIKQLVTNGQDPSSFKDWNNRSVFVVGDADQSIYSFRAADFRILMGFQEDFGKKSLDNTSNSTLVKLEENYRSTSTILEAANSLISNNKERIDKVLRATRGEGELIKLTRCDDEIAEAEAVIHRLRILDASNPELNWGDMAILYRTNAQSRAIEDSLVRWSIPYIVVGGLRFYDRREIKDLLAYLRLLINPSDSVSLLRVLNVPKRGIGKTTVQRLSDAASQLKIPLWEVVNDPEAVRSLAGRSAKGLLIFSELINELQSHLLSSSPAELVQLVLEKSGYLSELIATGTDEAEERRRNLQELVNAALQYQEESEDANLEGFLSTAALSSDADNKDTATNRVTLMTLHSSKGLEFPVVCLVGMEQGLFPSYRSLDDPSSLEEERRLCYVGLTRAKEKLFLFHATERRMWGGMREPAIASIFLSEIPEELIKGDIPLSGGASLRREKNLDRLTRIDRPSKTNSFPSQAENGVRKTYSGPSLGRTWSINDKVEHSSFGEGKITHIFGSGEKISLAIKFAGIGAKILDPRLAPLKLIEE is encoded by the coding sequence ATGAAAAACTCAAACAATATATTTTTAAATGGATTAAACCAGGCTCAGTCTAAAGCAGTAGATCATTTTCATGGACCATTATTAGTTATAGCAGGAGCAGGAAGCGGTAAAACCAGAGCTCTTACTCATCGTATTGCACATTTAATTATTGAATATAATGTTGATCCAAGCTCTATTCTAGCTGTAACTTTTACCAATAAAGCTGCAAGAGAAATGAAAGATAGACTTGAACTTCTTTTAGCAAAAAGATTAGCAAACGTAAGGCATGGAAAAGCATGGTCTGCCTTAAAAGTAGCAGAACAAAGACAAATTCGTAATCGTATATATAGTGAAATTAGCCGTGAATTATGGATAGGAACTTTTCACGCTTTATTTGCAAGATTATTACGCTTTGATATTGACAAGTTCAAAGATCCTGAAGGATTGACATGGACTAGACAGTTTTCAATATACGATGAAACAGATGCACAAAGTCTAATCAAAGAAATAGTTACACAAGACCTACAATTAGACCCTAAAAGATTTGAGCCTAAAAAAGTCCGCTGGGCAATCAGTAATGCCAAAAATCAATGCTTGCTTCCTAATGATTTATTAAAGAATCAAGAGGGTCAGAGAGGCAAATTAATTGCTGAAACTTATAGACTTTATAGGCAAGCTTTAGCTGCTAATAATGCATTAGATTTTGATGATCTTTTATTAATCCCTGTTCAATTATTACAGCAAAATGAAAACATTCGGACTTATTGGCACAGTCGTTTCAAACATGTTTTAGTCGATGAGTATCAAGATACTAATTGGACACAATACGAATTAATTAAACAATTGGTTACCAATGGTCAAGATCCATCTTCTTTTAAAGATTGGAATAATCGATCAGTTTTTGTTGTTGGCGATGCAGATCAAAGTATTTACAGCTTTAGGGCTGCGGATTTTAGGATACTAATGGGATTTCAAGAGGACTTTGGCAAGAAAAGCCTAGACAATACAAGCAATTCAACTCTCGTAAAACTTGAAGAAAATTATCGGTCAACCTCTACCATCCTCGAAGCTGCCAATTCACTAATTTCCAACAATAAAGAAAGAATAGATAAAGTTCTTAGAGCAACTAGAGGAGAAGGCGAGCTTATTAAATTAACAAGGTGTGACGACGAGATAGCAGAGGCAGAGGCAGTTATTCACAGGCTAAGAATTTTAGATGCCTCGAATCCAGAATTAAATTGGGGAGACATGGCTATTCTTTATAGAACTAATGCTCAATCAAGAGCAATTGAGGACTCATTGGTCCGCTGGAGTATTCCATACATTGTAGTTGGAGGATTACGTTTTTATGATCGAAGAGAAATTAAAGATCTACTAGCATATTTAAGACTTTTAATTAATCCATCAGACAGTGTCAGTCTGCTAAGAGTTTTAAACGTTCCTAAAAGAGGGATTGGTAAAACAACAGTTCAAAGATTGAGTGATGCTGCTAGTCAATTAAAAATTCCTCTTTGGGAAGTTGTAAATGACCCCGAAGCTGTCAGATCTCTCGCTGGAAGATCAGCAAAAGGTCTTTTAATTTTTAGTGAGCTTATCAATGAATTACAAAGTCATCTTCTTTCCTCAAGCCCGGCCGAGTTAGTTCAATTAGTTTTAGAAAAAAGCGGTTACTTAAGTGAATTAATTGCGACAGGAACAGATGAGGCAGAAGAGAGAAGACGAAATCTTCAAGAATTAGTTAATGCCGCTTTGCAATATCAGGAGGAAAGTGAAGATGCCAATTTAGAAGGTTTTTTATCAACTGCTGCTTTATCAAGCGATGCAGACAATAAAGACACTGCAACAAATCGAGTCACATTAATGACTCTTCACAGCAGTAAAGGTTTGGAATTTCCTGTTGTTTGTCTTGTGGGAATGGAGCAAGGCTTATTCCCAAGCTATAGATCACTTGATGATCCATCCTCCCTTGAGGAAGAGAGAAGACTTTGTTATGTAGGTCTAACTAGAGCAAAAGAAAAGCTATTTCTCTTTCATGCTACGGAGAGAAGAATGTGGGGAGGGATGAGAGAACCTGCTATTGCATCAATCTTTCTATCTGAAATCCCAGAAGAACTTATCAAAGGTGATATCCCCTTATCTGGTGGGGCTAGCTTAAGAAGAGAGAAAAATCTAGATAGACTTACAAGAATAGATCGCCCGAGTAAAACAAATTCTTTTCCTAGTCAAGCTGAAAATGGCGTAAGAAAAACATATTCGGGACCTTCTCTTGGAAGGACCTGGTCAATTAACGATAAAGTTGAACATTCTTCATTTGGAGAAGGAAAAATAACTCATATTTTTGGCTCTGGAGAAAAAATCTCCCTAGCCATAAAGTTCGCAGGGATAGGAGCTAAAATATTAGACCCAAGACTAGCTCCCTTAAAATTAATAGAAGAATAA